Genomic DNA from Marinobacter sp. MDS2:
CATCTGCGCCATTTCCTGCATGAATAACACCGCAGCCAGCAGTACTCCGGCGGTTATGGCAATCACCATGTCCAGCACAACCGTCAGGCTGAAACAGGTCAAAAAGACCAGCACATCCATGCGCGGCGCGGTTTTCAGAAGGTGAACAGCTTTAGGGGCCTCACTCATGTTCCAGGCCACCATGATCAGCAAAGCCGCCATGGCTGGCATAGGCAGATAGGCAAGTACGCCAGCCAGAGACACCAGCGCCAACAAAACCACCAGCGCATGAATGAGTGCCGCCACCGGCGACTCCGCGCCAGCCCGATAGTTGGCGGCAGAACGGGCAATAGCGGCGGTAGCCGTAATACCACCAAAGAACGGCACCACAATGTTGCCAATGCCCTGCCCCATCAACTCGCTGTTCGCGCTGTGACGCTTGCCAGTCATGCCATCCAGCACTACCGCACACAAAAGGGATTCAATCGCGCCCAACATGGCAATGGCAAACGCTGCCGGTAACAACTCCTGGAGCATTGCCCAAGACAAACCCACCGGCTCGCCTTGTGCATTCAACTGCTGCCATGGCCAGGTGAATTCAGGCAAGAACGGGGGAATACCCGCGCCTGTGCTGCCGTCTGGCAACAGGTAGCTGAAGCGGGAACCGATGGTTTCGATCGCCGCACCGTTCGAGTTGAACCAAAGTGCCAACAGGCTACCAATCACCACCGCTGGAAGGTGCGGAGGCACCGGTGTTTTCAACCTTGGCCACAGCAGCATAACCGCCAAGGTTGTTCCCGCCACCAGCGTGCTCGTGCCATCCATCGCCGGCATCTGCTGAGCCAGCACCGCCAGCTTGTCCCAATAATGCTCGGGCATACTTTCAACCGACAACCCGAAGAAGTCTTTGACCTGTAAGGTCGCAATCACCACTGCAATGCCGCCGGTAAACCCCAGCGTCACCGACTCGGGGATATACTCGATAAAACGCCCTAAGCGCATCAGGGCCATCAACACCAGCAACATTCCTGACATCAGCGTGGCGAGCAGCAAGCCGCCTAACCCATAGCTCTGGGCAATGGGGTATAAAATGACGACAAAGGCAGCGGTGGGGCCAGAGATACTGAACCGGCTACCGCCCAACAACGCGATAATAAAACCGGCAATGAACGCGGTATACAAACCGTATTGGGGCGCCACGCCACTGGCAATGGCCAACGCCATGGCTAAAGGGATGGCGATGATGCCGACGGTAACGCCCGCCATCAAATCCTTCAAAAACCGGGCTCGGGTGTACCGCTCATCAATGCAGGCTTCGCGAAGAGCGTGGGCAAACCTCAAGGAAAAAAGATGAGCGCGATGCGGCATGAGCGAACCCCCGGTTGCGAAGACAAGCTCACAATTATATGCTCACCCCGATAACATTCAATGTTAACCTGATTAACATATAAGGCATTTCCAAGTCATGACAAAAGAAAACCGCACCGCCCGCCTGACCCTGCTGATCGATCCGGATAAAA
This window encodes:
- the dauA gene encoding C4-dicarboxylic acid transporter DauA — its product is MPHRAHLFSLRFAHALREACIDERYTRARFLKDLMAGVTVGIIAIPLAMALAIASGVAPQYGLYTAFIAGFIIALLGGSRFSISGPTAAFVVILYPIAQSYGLGGLLLATLMSGMLLVLMALMRLGRFIEYIPESVTLGFTGGIAVVIATLQVKDFFGLSVESMPEHYWDKLAVLAQQMPAMDGTSTLVAGTTLAVMLLWPRLKTPVPPHLPAVVIGSLLALWFNSNGAAIETIGSRFSYLLPDGSTGAGIPPFLPEFTWPWQQLNAQGEPVGLSWAMLQELLPAAFAIAMLGAIESLLCAVVLDGMTGKRHSANSELMGQGIGNIVVPFFGGITATAAIARSAANYRAGAESPVAALIHALVVLLALVSLAGVLAYLPMPAMAALLIMVAWNMSEAPKAVHLLKTAPRMDVLVFLTCFSLTVVLDMVIAITAGVLLAAVLFMQEMAQMTKVTDISGSKRVKPFGLSEDWQVFKINGPLFFAAADRIFGELAGLSRQARGIVLYMDGVTVLDAGGLSALNKLIASCREAHTQVLIADLQFQPLRTLARAGVQPEPGVSHFYPTLAAALEAASSGSPENLR